The window agacgtttgtgtcacatttatggaaggcgtctccagtgtcagagtgaAGGGACCACTGTTTAAAGCTGCTTCAGGGTGGTGACCAGATGTCTGCTTCACATCAGAACCCcagcgttgattattttccctctAACAGTACACgctgaaatgttttgttcctTACATGGACGCTATTTGTTGACTTTATACTATAtactgttatattatattatccaaCATCATATCTAATTGTCTTTTATTTGCTCATTttgacattgttttttttttcattgtacatTACTACTTTGCTGTAGGATTTCTCCATCTTGTCTTTTTTGTCTATGTTTCATCAAACTGTGACATTGCGATACATTTGAAGtctgtttttccccccctttctttcttctttccccaGTCGTGAGCAGAAATGCTTTCACCGCAACCAAGCCGGATCCTTCCAAACCGAACATGCTGCGAGTGGGTCTAGCCTTCGGGACCACAGCTCTCCTGTGGGCGATGGTAATCCTGATAGTGTCGTAGTGTCTCgttgtttttttcagaaacATTAGGAATTTCACTGTTATTCCTGTATGTTGCTGAATGAccacaatataaataaaaaatttcctctcagtttttttttctttctctttcatcagCTCTTCAAAACGCACCGGAGCGACGTGCAGGAATACAAAGCAAGAAAAG is drawn from Ictalurus furcatus strain D&B chromosome 8, Billie_1.0, whole genome shotgun sequence and contains these coding sequences:
- the ndufc1 gene encoding NADH dehydrogenase [ubiquinone] 1 subunit C1, mitochondrial; this encodes MPLGRLLLRTTTLNKIVSRNAFTATKPDPSKPNMLRVGLAFGTTALLWAMLFKTHRSDVQEYKARKGLE